TATTGTTGACATTGCTCAAACACAGCAGATGTACGTCATTGCAGAGGTTTACGAAACTGAAATTGAACAAATTCGTGTAGGACAAACAGCTACTATTACTAGTTCGGCATTCAAAAATAAATTGCAAGGCAAAGTAGAACAAATTAGTGCCAAAGTTGGCAAGAAAGATGTATTAAATAGTGACCCTACCTTAGAAGTAGATGCTAGAGTAGTTGAAGTCAAAATTCATCTGCGTCCAGAGTCTAGTGTCCAAGCAGCTAACCTAATTAACTTAGAAGTAGAAGTTGCAATCGATACGAAATCATAAGTTAAAAGGTAAGCTATTCATCAGCGATCGCTCACAACCAAAGCATAAAATATATGTTTCATACACCCATTTTTAAGTTAGATGATTATCTAATAAATTACATAGCCAGGGTATGAAAATTTCTTTATCCCTAATCTCCAATCTCCAGTCCTTATTTTTCACACAGAATATTTCTCCACTGCTCATTGCCTGGTTACAATTAAGTCATAAAAAATCGCGTTTAATTATAACTACTTTAGGTGTAACTTTTTCTGTGCTATTGATGTTTATCCAACTCGGATTACGAGATGGGATGTATGAAGATTCAGTGACTATCCACAAAACTTTAGCAGCAGATATAGTTTTACTTTCTTCTCAAACAGACTCTTTCTGGAAAATTTCTGCTAGACCTCTACCTCGCAGCATTTTATATAACCTGCTCTCCGTACCTGGGGTAGAATCAGTTAGTCCTTTTTATGCTGGTAGAGGTAACTTTAGAAATCCGAACAATTTTGTTAAAAAAAACATAGTTGTTTGTGCTTTTAAACTTGATAAACCTGTGTTTAACTTGCCAGAAATTAATCAACAGTTAGGATTATTGCAAAAATCAGATACTTTCTTATTTGATAAACTTTCTCGCTCAGAATATGGACCTATTGCTCAGAAATTGGCAACTCAGGGAACTCTATTTACCGAGTTATCAAATCATCGGATCAGAGTTGCTGGAACTTTTGCGATCGGTGGTGGGGTATTTTCTGCTGATGGCTTACTGATTACGAGCGACTTAAATTATGCTGAAATCTTAAATGAACCACTAGAAAAAGTTCATTTGGGATTAATCAAGTTGCAATCAGGTATCAAACCAGAAACAGTGATTCAGAGTATTAATGAGAAACTAACGAGTGACATACAAGCTATCACCTTAGAAAAATTCATGGAGTTGGAAAAAAAGTATTGGGCTAAGGCGACACCAATTGGTTTTATTTTCAATATATTGGCATTTATTAGTTTTATATTTGGGGCTATTATTGTTTATCAAATTATTTTTACGCAAATTTCTGATTATTTAGATGTATATGCCACTCTCAAAGCGATTGGTTATACCAATATTTATCTCATCAGCACTGTTTTTCAAGAAGCATTTTTGATGTCTGTTTTAGGATATATTCCCGGTTTTGCTATTTGTCAATATGTTTATAGTTTTATTGAAGGTGCTACTCGGTTGCCAATGTTTATGACTTCTGGCAGAGCCTTGCTAGTATTTTTCTTAACAATATTTATGTGTTCTGTGGCAGGAATGCTGGCGATGAATAAATTACGCTTTGCTGATCCAGCCGATTTGTTTTAATGTATTGAAGAAGGCAGGAGGCAGTTCGCGAAGCGTTGCCGTGAGACTAGGCAGAAGGTAATTAGGGAAAATACTGAACCAAGGATAAATTAACCTTTCTTTTGATATCAAGACTATATACTCCTGACTCTCATTTGTTAGCCTCTTGTGGAGAATTGGTATTAAAATCAGTTTGGGCAAGCCAAAACGCATAGCTAAAAACTTTTAGTCCTCTGCCTTCTGCCTTGCCCGAAAGGCTCGATTCAGCACCTTTTAAGACCAATTTTAAATTTCTAGTTTAAGAGGATATTTAACAACTCTGTAGTTAGGTCAATTCTAATTCCAATCAAATTCTCCGTTAGCTTTAACTGTCACAGAACCTTTATCCTTGCCAGATATTTTCTCATTTTGCAACCAATCATAAGATGCTGCATACATAATTTGACTTTGCCTCTCATAGGGAATAAAGTGTGATGCACATTTGATTGTCATATGTACTTTTTTTGATACTTTTAGAGACCGATAAAATCTCTGTATATGACGAGGTGAAGCTAACCAATCATACTCACCACCAATAATTAAAGTAGGAACTGTGAGAGCATTGAGATTTTGTTTTCCTGCACCATCCAAGCTGAATGTTGGAGAACGCACTACTCCTGAACCCCATTGAGAACCTACAGGATCTGATGCCAACATACTCTTCCAAACAGCATCTAAAGTTTTAGACTCTGCTTGATTTTGACATTTTTGCATGGAATTCCACAATGTACGGAAAGTTCTAGGGGTAGTTAGTTTTATTGGAGATTTAGGTGCAAATAATTCGGCTAGATTGCTGGCAGCAGCTGGGCCTTTTGCACCTTGTATAATCAATTTGTCGATTTTTTCGGGGTAAATTGAGGCATAACCTATGGCTCTTACACCTCCCCATGATGCACCAATTAAACTTACTTGTTTCACACCTCGTGAGTTGATGATATGGTTAACTACTGCATCAATGTCATCCCAATCAGATTCAATAGTTGTTAATGTGCGCGAGTGAGTTGATTTGCACCGCTTCAGTTTTAAAGTGGCTTGAGATGTTCTGTCTAGATTACAGGGGTTGTTCATGGGGTCTGGTCTGGTTGATCCTCCATAACCAGTCAAATCGATTGCAAAAGTATCAAAGCCACGCTCGGCTAGGTAATTCATCCAACTATAATTTTTGTAGTCTAAGTCAAAGGTGGGAACACCTGAGATGGAATAACCATGAATAAACAAGACTACCTTGCCATCTCTATTCCATTGAGAATTATTAGCTATGCTCTTTTTAACTTTCTCGCGCACATGCAGTTTAAAGTTCTTTCCTTCAAAGCCTGGGACTGTGGTTTTGTGCGAAATATAATGTTCAATAGCCACTACATTGCTAGCCTGCACGATTTGTACTGCTGGTGCAATTACAGAAGATGTAGTTTTGCCGGAACTCATGAAGATAGCGATCGCTAAAATTACAGATATACCAGCGTACCAAGTAATTTTTTTCATAAAACCTCACAAGTATGACTGTACAAACGCTGTTAAGGATGCGATCGCCACTAAGTGCTGATATTCTACTACTTTTCCATTACCATCAGGTTTTTAATCATCTCATTGACTGTTAATGCCAGAGATTGCAATCTACTTTGGTCAATCTTGTCTAGGGTATCTTCTTCATCAACTAAGTAACATGGCGCACTAATCCATGATATGTAACGAACTCCGCCTTTGCGTTTATATTTGCGCTCTCTGGTGCTAGATATAAATCCGGCTGTATCTGTCAAAGGAAAATCAAATGGTGGGTTGGTGCATACAGTTGATAGTTGTGAATTTTTATCAAAAGCCTTCCAGACGGCCGCTACCATATTCGCATCCATTGAGGTATTAATCATCGAAAACTGTGGCCTACTTGTTTGTATATATTTACCTCGGCCATCTGGTTTCACTTCTTTCGCGCCCATATGTTCTAGAGTAATTACAACATCGGTATTGTTTAAGATGTCTGGATGATTTTTACCGAAATGATACGCACCTTGCCCTTTAAAAAAATGACCCGCCGCCGCTACAAATATAAGAGTTTTGGGTCTTCTAGATTGAGGAACTCTAGCCCAAGCTTGAGCTTGCGCTAGCACTTGCGCCATACCACTGCCGTCTTCTACCGCACCTTGATGGGCGCTATCATGATGACTAGTGACGAGAATTGTTCTTGGCGAATTACCAGGAAGTGTCCCCCAAATATTTTTCATGTAACCGTTAGTGACACTACCAGTGAGAACTAAATTCGCTTGTTCACCTTGCTTTGCTAACCTTCTGAGCTTTTCTCCTTGATTGTTGCTGACATAAAGCCCTGGTATTTGCTTCATTGCACCGTCGTAGGGGCCGTAGAAACTGTTGTATTCACCACAGTATCCTTTCAGGATGATGATCATACCAATTGCTTTTGCTTTTAAGGCATTGCGGTAAGCATCTTGCTTTTCTAAAGCTCTTTCTAGAAAATTATCTGCATCCTCATATCCAGGTGCAAACCCTCCTAGCATATTTGAAGGGAAGTGGACTTCATATACTTTGTCAGTCAAATGTTGGCGTGGATCAGAGACAAAAAATGCTTTATCTAATCTTGTGGCTTTTTTACCTGTAGATGATATTTGGGCATCAACCACCACAATTTTGCCAGATGCGTTGACTTTTTTGAAGTCACTGGCACCACCTTTACCAACATAGACTAAAGGTGCAGATACTCCTTTAGCATTGGTGAATTCGGTATTGAGAATGAAATAACTCGGTATGTTTTCCCCACCCACTTGTAGCGACCATTTTTTAGGTATCCAAACGGGAATTTTTACCCGTTCTTCACTGACATTTTCTAATCCAATTCTTTGGAATTCTGTTTTTACCCAGTCTTCGGCTTCATGTCCTTCGGGAGTACCAGGTCTACGATGTGGCCAACTACTAATTTGCTTAATCCAAGAATAAATCGCTCTATTGCTTGGTATTTGGATCTCTTGAGGATAATCAGGAAGTGATTTTTTAATTTTTATTGCTTCTTGTCTAACTCGGTTGACGCTACCCAATCCTTCACTTTGACCAATATTAAACACTTGCAAGCCGACAGTAATTATCAATATTATTGTCAACACCAAGATGAATTGCCGCGTTCTGTACTTTTTTTTCCAAAACATAAAAATTGCTTAACCTTTAACAAGGCTTTGATTGCTTTATTATAGTAGTTTCTCTGGGCATAAATGACCATCTTCCATATGAATTAAGCGATCGGCAATATCTAGAATGCGACTATCATGGGTGACTAAAAGAATTGCACAACCTTGTTTTTTGGCGAGTTGCTGCATCAATTCTACAACTGCTCGTCCACTATTTTTATCGAGAGATGCTGTTGGTTCGTCTGCCAATATTATTTTAGGTTTAGTAATCAATGCGCGTGCGATCGCTACCCGTTGTTTTTGCCCCCCAGAAAGTTGAGCAGGATAATAATTGACTTGAGTTTTCAAACCCACCGCCTCAAGTATTGCCGCCGATTGACGCTGACTTTCTTGCCGAGAAATATTTGGCTTTAAATTCAAAGACATTTGGACATTCTGACTAGCAGTCAGAAAAGGCACCAGATTGTGATGCTGAAAAATATATCCCAACTGGCGACGCATTTGCAGCATTTGACTATTATTCGCTTGATAAAGTTCCTGGGACAATACTTTTAAACTGCCCTCCTGCACAGCACGTAATCCTCCAATTAAAGTTAGTAAAGTAGTTTTTCCTGACCCAGATGGGCCGCTTAAAATCACAATCTCTCCTGCTGTGATTGATAAGTTAATATCAAATAAAATTTGTTTACGTAATGAATGTTTTCCATAGTAGTAGTTAAGGTTTTGAATGGAAATAATATCTTCTGAATTCATATTTTTATCTAAATAGTTAAATGGGAAATTAGGATTGTTAATTGTTGACTGTTAACTTTTGCGTGGGGAATTAGGAATGGTCATGCTGGTTGCTGAGTCAGCAACTATTCAGTCTTTTTTTCATTTCTATATGATTGATTAGTATTTATTTTTACGTGTAATTAATATCCCATCACAAGCATACTTGCGTTGTATTGTACTATTACTTACAGCTTATTGTGCGCAGCTTCACGCTAAAAGCTGCA
Above is a window of Nostoc sp. UHCC 0702 DNA encoding:
- a CDS encoding DevA family ABC transporter ATP-binding protein, whose protein sequence is MNSEDIISIQNLNYYYGKHSLRKQILFDINLSITAGEIVILSGPSGSGKTTLLTLIGGLRAVQEGSLKVLSQELYQANNSQMLQMRRQLGYIFQHHNLVPFLTASQNVQMSLNLKPNISRQESQRQSAAILEAVGLKTQVNYYPAQLSGGQKQRVAIARALITKPKIILADEPTASLDKNSGRAVVELMQQLAKKQGCAILLVTHDSRILDIADRLIHMEDGHLCPEKLL
- a CDS encoding alpha/beta hydrolase gives rise to the protein MKKITWYAGISVILAIAIFMSSGKTTSSVIAPAVQIVQASNVVAIEHYISHKTTVPGFEGKNFKLHVREKVKKSIANNSQWNRDGKVVLFIHGYSISGVPTFDLDYKNYSWMNYLAERGFDTFAIDLTGYGGSTRPDPMNNPCNLDRTSQATLKLKRCKSTHSRTLTTIESDWDDIDAVVNHIINSRGVKQVSLIGASWGGVRAIGYASIYPEKIDKLIIQGAKGPAAASNLAELFAPKSPIKLTTPRTFRTLWNSMQKCQNQAESKTLDAVWKSMLASDPVGSQWGSGVVRSPTFSLDGAGKQNLNALTVPTLIIGGEYDWLASPRHIQRFYRSLKVSKKVHMTIKCASHFIPYERQSQIMYAASYDWLQNEKISGKDKGSVTVKANGEFDWN
- a CDS encoding FtsX-like permease family protein, whose amino-acid sequence is MKISLSLISNLQSLFFTQNISPLLIAWLQLSHKKSRLIITTLGVTFSVLLMFIQLGLRDGMYEDSVTIHKTLAADIVLLSSQTDSFWKISARPLPRSILYNLLSVPGVESVSPFYAGRGNFRNPNNFVKKNIVVCAFKLDKPVFNLPEINQQLGLLQKSDTFLFDKLSRSEYGPIAQKLATQGTLFTELSNHRIRVAGTFAIGGGVFSADGLLITSDLNYAEILNEPLEKVHLGLIKLQSGIKPETVIQSINEKLTSDIQAITLEKFMELEKKYWAKATPIGFIFNILAFISFIFGAIIVYQIIFTQISDYLDVYATLKAIGYTNIYLISTVFQEAFLMSVLGYIPGFAICQYVYSFIEGATRLPMFMTSGRALLVFFLTIFMCSVAGMLAMNKLRFADPADLF
- a CDS encoding M28 family peptidase; amino-acid sequence: MFWKKKYRTRQFILVLTIILIITVGLQVFNIGQSEGLGSVNRVRQEAIKIKKSLPDYPQEIQIPSNRAIYSWIKQISSWPHRRPGTPEGHEAEDWVKTEFQRIGLENVSEERVKIPVWIPKKWSLQVGGENIPSYFILNTEFTNAKGVSAPLVYVGKGGASDFKKVNASGKIVVVDAQISSTGKKATRLDKAFFVSDPRQHLTDKVYEVHFPSNMLGGFAPGYEDADNFLERALEKQDAYRNALKAKAIGMIIILKGYCGEYNSFYGPYDGAMKQIPGLYVSNNQGEKLRRLAKQGEQANLVLTGSVTNGYMKNIWGTLPGNSPRTILVTSHHDSAHQGAVEDGSGMAQVLAQAQAWARVPQSRRPKTLIFVAAAGHFFKGQGAYHFGKNHPDILNNTDVVITLEHMGAKEVKPDGRGKYIQTSRPQFSMINTSMDANMVAAVWKAFDKNSQLSTVCTNPPFDFPLTDTAGFISSTRERKYKRKGGVRYISWISAPCYLVDEEDTLDKIDQSRLQSLALTVNEMIKNLMVMEK